A genomic region of Zea mays cultivar B73 chromosome 6, Zm-B73-REFERENCE-NAM-5.0, whole genome shotgun sequence contains the following coding sequences:
- the LOC103629931 gene encoding LOW QUALITY PROTEIN: E3 ubiquitin-protein ligase AIRP2 (The sequence of the model RefSeq protein was modified relative to this genomic sequence to represent the inferred CDS: inserted 2 bases in 1 codon; substituted 3 bases at 3 genomic stop codons), whose product MAQRGELGRQLPLRGPLKALEADIHHANAMADVIQRNYGGSCVQMRLSFSSLAPLFLYFIQWLDCGCCYALPSYLGLFHILMQGKIAVYADGDSSVSTYERRASLREFYGXTGNYLSQFSLSVCEIGQAMQLGYGFRVXLKCYIIVIXCVANKLILQCMPMCWYNFLLVXLCLVISCCWYWYKRSESCPFCRGSLKRIRSTDLWVLTNSNDVIDPAHLEKENVRHFYSYIDSLPLILPDSIFFFYYEYLL is encoded by the exons ATGGCACAGCGGGGCGAGCTGGGGCGGCAGCTCCCGCTGAGAGGCCCCCTCAAAGCCCTAGAGGCAGACATCCACCACGCTAACGCCAT GGCAGATGTTATTCAGAGGAATTATGGTGGATCATGTGTGCAGATGAGGCTGTCGTTCAGCTCTCTGGCTCCATTGTTCTTGTACTTCATCCAATGGCTGGACTGCGGCTGCTGTTATGCCCTTCCTAGCTATTTAGGACTATTTCACATTCTCATGCAAGGTAAAATTGCA GTTTATGCTGATGGAGATAGCTCAGTGTCGACATATGAAAGGCGGGCAAGCCTTAGGGAATTCTATGG GACTGGTAATTACCTCTCACAATTTTCATTATCTGTATGTGAAATTGGACAGGCTATGCAACTTGGATATGGATTTCGAGTCTAATTAAAGTGCTACATTATAGTTATTTAATGTGTAGCCAATAAATTAATACTACAATGTATGCCCATGTGTTGGTATAACTTTTTGTTGGTATAGCTTTGCTTAGTGATATCTTGTTGTTGGTACTGGTATAAGAGATCAGAGTCATGCCCTTTCTGTCGAGGAAGCCTCAAAAGAATCCGCTCGACAGACCTTTGGGTGCTTACAAATTCCAACGATGTCATTGACCCTGCACATTTAGAAAAGGAAAACGTGAGGCATTTCTATAGCTACATTGATAGCTTGCCCCTAATACTTCCTGATAGCATTTTCTTTTTCTATTACGAGTATCTACTATAA
- the LOC100382065 gene encoding UDP-glycosyltransferase 73C5-like, translated as MAIEDVANGRPTANGSGCDVKAHFVFIPLMFQGHLIPAVDTALLLATHGALASIVVTPSNTGRIRPTVDFARKSGLAVRLVELPLDLAAEGLPDGADDVDKVPPDLWTNYFRALARLREPLERHLRERAPYPTCVVADFCHPWARELAASLQVPRLCFFSMCAFCLLCQHNVERFHAYDGVADDHELVVVPGLEKRVEVSRAQAPGFFRGMPGFEKFADDVEQVLTEADGIVTNSFVEMEPEYVAGYQEARAMKVWTVGPVSLFHQRAATLASRGNTAAIGADECLRWLDGKEADSVVYVNFGSIAHAQPKQVVELGLGLEASGHPFVWVVKNAEQYGEEVGEFLHDLEARVASRGLLIRGWAPQVLILSHAATGSFVTHCGWNSTMEAITAGLPVVTWPHFSDQFLNAKFAVEVLGIGVDVGVTEPLMYQLEQKEIVVARDVVEKAVRNIMHGGDEGEERRRRARALAAKAKTAVEKGGSSHANVLDLINCFKTA; from the coding sequence ATGGCAATAGAAGACGTAGCGAATGGCCGCCCGACGGCGAACGGCAGCGGCTGCGACGTGAAGGCGCACTTCGTGTTCATCCCGCTGATGTTTCAGGGGCACCTGATCCCGGCGGTCGACACCGCGCTGCTGCTAGCGACCCATGGCGCCCTCGCCAGCATCGTCGTCACCCCGTCCAATACCGGGCGGATCCGGCCGACCGTGGACTTCGCCCGAAAGTCTGGCCTGGCGGTCCGGCTCGTGGAGCTCCCGCTCGACCTCGCCGCGGAAGGGCTGCCCGACGGCGCCGACGACGTTGACAAGGTGCCGCCGGATCTCTGGACCAACTACTTCCGCGCCCTGGCGCGCCTCCGGGAGCCTCTGGAGAGGCACCTCCGCGAGCGCGCGCCGTACCCGACGTGTGTGGTGGCGGACTTCTGCCACCCGTGGGCCAGGGAGCTCGCGGCGAGCCTCCAGGTCCCGCGGCTCTGTTTCTTCAGCATGTGCGCCTTCTGCCTCCTCTGCCAGCACAACGTCGAGAGGTTCCACGCTTACGACGGCGTGGCCGACGACCACGAGCTGGTCGTCGTCCCGGGACTGGAGAAGAGGGTCGAGGTGTCGAGGGCTCAGGCTCCTGGCTTCTTCCGAGGGATGCCCGGGTTCGAGAAGTTCGCGGACGATGTCGAGCAGGTGCTGACCGAGGCCGACGGCATCGTCACGAACAGCTTCGTCGAGATGGAGCCGGAGTACGTCGCCGGCTACCAGGAAGCCAGGGCGATGAAGGTGTGGACCGTCGGGCCGGTGTCCCTGTTCCACCAGCGCGCCGCGACACTGGCGTCGAGAGGGAACACCGCCGCCATCGGCGCTGACGAGTGCCTCCGCTGGCTCGACGGCAAGGAGGCGGACTCCGTCGTGTACGTTAACTTCGGGAGCATCGCGCACGCACAGCCGAAGCAGGTCGTGGAGCTCGGCCTCGGGCTGGAGGCGTCGGGGCACCCGTTCGTCTGGGTGGTCAAGAACGCCGAGCAATATGGCGAGGAAGTGGGCGAGTTCCTACACGACCTCGAGGCGCGCGTCGCCAGCCGCGGCCTGCTGATCAGGGGGTGGGCGCCCCAGGTGCTGATCCTGTCGCACGCAGCCACCGGCAGCTTCGTCACGCACTGCGGCTGGAACTCGACCATGGAGGCCATCACGGCCGGGCTGCCGGTGGTCACGTGGCCACACTTCTCAGACCAGTTCTTAAACGCCAAGTTCGCTGTGGAGGTGTTGGGGATCGGCGTGGACGTCGGGGTCACGGAGCCGCTCATGTACCAGCTTGAGCAGAAGGAGATCGTGGTGGCCAGAGATGTGGTGGAGAAGGCGGTGAGGAACATCATGCACGGAGGAGACGAGGGGGAGGAGCGGAGGAGGAGGGCACGAGCTCTTGCGGCGAAGGCCAAGACTGCCGTGGAGAAAGGCGGATCGTCGCATGCGAACGTGTTGGATTTGATCAACTGCTTCAAGACGGCATAA